One part of the Rothia sp. ZJ932 genome encodes these proteins:
- a CDS encoding DUF2382 domain-containing protein, which yields MANTSIENLRNSVVVATDGEKIGKVGEVYLDADNSQPTFVTVATGLFGANETFVPLNNAQYNGDEIVVPFSKDFVKDAPSIAEDGELSPAEEQRLYEYYSLSAAPVAGDRDVHATETATTTAGVAGTEAHADAHRDVDAHEGDVVAHEERLNVSTATSARETGKVRLRKVVHTDTETVEVPVRREEIVVERSEVRDGEVVEGYDFDSAEARADVTVTAHEERPVVSTETVATERVSLGKEVHTETERVSADVRKEEIIVEGDEQNRKF from the coding sequence ATGGCTAACACTTCAATTGAAAACCTGCGTAACAGCGTTGTTGTAGCAACCGATGGTGAAAAGATTGGCAAGGTCGGCGAAGTTTACCTCGACGCAGACAACAGCCAGCCCACCTTCGTAACTGTTGCAACCGGTCTGTTTGGCGCAAACGAGACCTTCGTACCTCTGAACAACGCTCAGTACAACGGTGATGAGATTGTTGTTCCCTTCTCAAAGGATTTCGTCAAGGACGCTCCGAGCATCGCTGAAGACGGCGAGCTCTCACCTGCTGAAGAGCAGCGCTTGTACGAGTACTACTCACTCTCAGCAGCTCCCGTAGCTGGCGACCGTGACGTACATGCAACCGAGACTGCAACCACCACCGCAGGTGTCGCAGGTACCGAAGCGCACGCTGACGCTCACCGCGACGTTGACGCGCACGAGGGCGATGTTGTTGCTCACGAAGAGCGCTTGAACGTTTCAACTGCAACCTCAGCACGCGAAACCGGCAAGGTTCGCCTGCGTAAGGTTGTTCACACCGACACCGAGACCGTTGAGGTTCCCGTACGTCGTGAAGAAATTGTTGTTGAGCGCAGCGAAGTTCGTGACGGCGAAGTAGTTGAAGGCTACGACTTCGACTCAGCAGAAGCACGCGCTGACGTAACCGTTACCGCACACGAAGAGCGTCCCGTTGTTTCAACCGAAACCGTTGCAACCGAGCGCGTTTCACTGGGCAAGGAAGTACACACTGAGACCGAGCGCGTTTCAGCTGACGTACGCAAGGAAGAAATCATCGTTGAAGGCGACGAGCAGAACCGTAAGTTCTAA
- a CDS encoding GNAT family N-acetyltransferase, with the protein MKDFTVRPWQDGDDLALLEIWHDADNSTNEAFRASITADSDAQPWSRTLVVEHLGIPVAAGTIYETSLHHRHLWSYLEVAAEHRRQGVGTLLLNKLRELAKSSPSGVHTLRTKVEPGSAGEAFAQAHGLENLQRSRLVRIEAGAIPLVPLHEDEDGRAHQAIEDLATGSIELTQKLWDFYVRSHAWDPPAETPLPRVNRLFLSDEAEAFGAIVLRDDIIAAKKQGKKGDIKAFAVSYRPLQADVPGAEIAEGSATEILLGYDYDFAGVREAIIQVLSLLAYQYPVTVEVDDSMEDLAVLIDHFVKSGAASVVTETMVVAETSLKAL; encoded by the coding sequence ATGAAAGATTTTACTGTTCGCCCCTGGCAAGATGGCGATGATTTAGCTCTGCTTGAGATTTGGCACGATGCTGATAACAGCACGAATGAGGCATTCCGTGCGTCCATTACGGCTGACTCCGATGCCCAGCCTTGGTCAAGAACCCTGGTTGTTGAGCACCTGGGTATTCCGGTAGCAGCGGGCACTATTTACGAAACGTCCCTTCATCATCGCCATTTATGGTCTTATCTTGAGGTTGCTGCCGAACACCGCAGGCAGGGTGTTGGTACTTTACTGCTGAACAAACTTCGAGAGCTGGCGAAAAGTTCTCCCTCGGGTGTTCATACTCTGCGCACGAAGGTTGAACCCGGTAGCGCAGGGGAAGCGTTCGCGCAGGCACACGGCTTGGAGAATCTGCAGCGCTCGCGTCTGGTTCGTATTGAGGCGGGTGCGATTCCACTGGTGCCACTGCACGAAGATGAAGATGGACGTGCCCACCAGGCAATTGAAGATCTTGCCACCGGCTCGATCGAGCTCACCCAGAAACTGTGGGATTTCTATGTGCGATCACACGCGTGGGATCCTCCAGCTGAAACACCGTTGCCGCGTGTCAATCGCCTCTTTCTTTCTGATGAGGCTGAGGCTTTTGGCGCGATTGTTCTGCGTGATGACATCATCGCTGCCAAGAAGCAGGGCAAAAAGGGCGATATTAAGGCTTTCGCTGTGAGCTACCGTCCGTTGCAGGCTGATGTACCCGGTGCTGAAATTGCGGAGGGCTCCGCAACCGAAATTTTACTTGGTTACGATTATGACTTCGCGGGGGTGCGAGAAGCTATTATTCAGGTGCTTTCGCTGTTGGCGTACCAGTACCCTGTGACGGTTGAAGTTGATGACTCTATGGAGGATTTAGCGGTGCTTATTGACCACTTTGTGAAGTCGGGGGCAGCTTCTGTGGTTACTGAAACCATGGTGGTAGCTGAGACTTCTCTCAAAGCTCTCTAA
- a CDS encoding GNAT family N-acetyltransferase has translation MSKTLADKPTITGDLVELRPFDSEATEAMLSFIKEPDVLKRTGTVHSTEDAKSGAPGGYEHARRWYETRNEQTDRIDLAVFSLNEKKYVGEAVLNEYDAADQSLNYRILIGSAGQDKGYGTEATRLLVDYAFRNLDIERIRLEVFDFNAHARYVYTSVGFTEIERVPDALIFDGKTYDSIIKEITRADFQKFQPLKQVGAAA, from the coding sequence ATGTCCAAGACTCTCGCAGATAAACCCACCATCACTGGCGACCTGGTTGAACTGCGTCCATTCGATAGCGAAGCCACCGAAGCAATGCTCAGTTTCATCAAGGAGCCCGATGTCCTCAAGCGCACAGGCACCGTACATTCTACCGAGGACGCAAAAAGCGGCGCCCCCGGTGGCTACGAGCACGCCCGCAGGTGGTACGAAACACGCAACGAGCAAACTGACCGCATCGATTTGGCGGTCTTCTCTTTGAACGAGAAAAAATATGTGGGCGAAGCAGTGCTCAACGAATATGACGCTGCAGATCAGTCACTCAACTACCGTATTCTTATTGGTTCTGCTGGACAGGACAAGGGATACGGAACCGAAGCGACCCGCCTATTAGTTGATTACGCCTTTAGAAACCTTGATATTGAACGCATCAGACTTGAGGTATTCGACTTCAACGCCCACGCCCGCTACGTCTACACCTCGGTTGGTTTCACAGAAATTGAACGCGTCCCAGACGCGCTGATCTTTGACGGCAAAACGTACGATTCCATCATCAAAGAAATAACCCGCGCAGACTTTCAAAAGTTTCAACCGCTGAAGCAGGTAGGGGCAGCTGCGTAA
- a CDS encoding glycine--tRNA ligase produces the protein MAEKSVLDNVIALAKRRGFVFQAGEIYGGTRSAWDYGPLGAELKENIRQQWWQTFVRGREDMVGLDSSIILPKAVWEASGHVATFTDPLVECLSCHTRLRQDHLIEAFESKKGRAPENGMAEIACPNCGTRGEWTEPQNFSGLMKTYLGPVDNEEGLHFLRPETAQGIFVNFNNVVTAARQKPPFGIGQIGKAFRNEITPGNFIFRTREFEQMEIEYFVHPDEADEHFKKWVDDCWNWFIDLGINPDNMRKFDVPEDDRAHYSAGTIDLEYKFGFQGSEWGELMGVANRTNYDLGVHNEHSNAKLEYFDQASGERYVPYVIEPSFGLTRSMMAFLVDSYVEDEAPNTKGGVDKRTVLKLDPRLAPVKAAVLPLSKKEDLTPTAEKLAAELRKNWNIDYDTSGAIGRRYRRQDEIGTPFCITVDFDTLEDNAVTIRERDTMNQERVSLGQVKSYLADKLAL, from the coding sequence ATGGCAGAGAAGTCAGTTCTCGATAACGTTATTGCGCTTGCGAAGCGCCGCGGTTTCGTCTTTCAGGCGGGTGAAATTTACGGTGGTACCCGCTCAGCATGGGATTACGGCCCTCTCGGTGCTGAGCTGAAAGAAAACATCCGTCAGCAGTGGTGGCAGACTTTCGTGCGCGGACGCGAGGACATGGTTGGTCTTGATTCCTCCATTATTTTGCCGAAGGCAGTGTGGGAGGCGTCTGGTCACGTTGCTACCTTTACTGACCCTCTCGTGGAGTGTCTTTCCTGCCACACCCGTCTGCGTCAGGATCACCTCATTGAGGCTTTTGAGTCGAAGAAGGGTCGCGCGCCTGAAAACGGTATGGCTGAAATTGCCTGCCCCAACTGTGGCACCCGCGGTGAGTGGACTGAACCCCAGAACTTCTCTGGTTTGATGAAGACTTACCTGGGCCCGGTTGATAATGAAGAGGGTCTGCACTTCCTACGCCCTGAAACTGCTCAGGGTATTTTTGTAAACTTCAACAACGTGGTAACCGCTGCTCGTCAGAAGCCTCCCTTCGGTATCGGTCAGATTGGTAAGGCTTTCCGTAACGAAATCACCCCTGGTAACTTCATCTTCCGCACCCGCGAGTTTGAGCAGATGGAAATCGAGTACTTCGTTCATCCTGATGAAGCTGATGAACACTTCAAGAAGTGGGTCGATGACTGCTGGAACTGGTTTATTGACCTGGGCATTAATCCCGATAACATGCGTAAGTTCGATGTTCCTGAGGACGACCGCGCCCACTACTCAGCAGGCACTATTGACCTGGAGTACAAGTTCGGTTTCCAGGGTAGCGAGTGGGGCGAGCTCATGGGCGTTGCCAATCGCACCAACTATGATCTTGGTGTACACAACGAGCACTCAAATGCCAAACTTGAGTACTTTGACCAGGCATCCGGTGAGCGTTACGTACCCTACGTGATTGAGCCTTCCTTTGGTTTGACCCGCTCCATGATGGCGTTCTTGGTTGATTCATACGTTGAGGACGAAGCTCCTAACACCAAGGGTGGCGTTGATAAGCGCACTGTGCTGAAGCTCGACCCGCGTCTGGCTCCGGTCAAGGCTGCTGTTCTTCCTCTGTCTAAGAAGGAAGACTTGACCCCGACTGCTGAGAAGCTGGCTGCTGAACTGCGCAAGAACTGGAACATCGACTATGACACCTCCGGTGCAATCGGTCGTCGTTACCGCCGCCAGGACGAAATCGGCACCCCTTTCTGCATTACCGTCGACTTTGACACTCTTGAAGATAATGCTGTCACTATCCGTGAGCGCGACACCATGAACCAGGAACGCGTTTCTTTGGGTCAGGTCAAGAGCTACCTGGCAGATAAGTTGGCTCTCTAA
- a CDS encoding RNA-binding S4 domain-containing protein, whose product MSDIEEVYIRDEMIRLGQFLKLASMVENGVHAREVIADGLVKVNGDIEEARGKQLHPGDTVTLNGVTVKVAREEF is encoded by the coding sequence ATGAGTGATATTGAAGAAGTTTATATTCGCGATGAAATGATTCGCTTGGGTCAGTTTCTGAAACTCGCCTCAATGGTTGAAAACGGTGTGCATGCCCGCGAGGTTATTGCGGACGGTTTGGTCAAGGTCAACGGCGATATTGAAGAGGCACGCGGCAAGCAGCTGCACCCCGGTGACACCGTGACGCTGAACGGTGTGACTGTAAAAGTGGCACGCGAGGAGTTCTAA
- a CDS encoding alpha/beta hydrolase, whose translation MTYTAEYSNRPEQREDSHLVVLLHGYGSNERDLLGLTPHLPNQGMTYVALRAPQPVGAPFDAELNQAYIPGSAMGYQWYSLDQRLNTNVRGVELASDYVLRWLDDHAGIYSDITLLGFSQGMAVATSVARHRPTAVKAVIGLSGYVIETQSNYFDNAAVAAAQIPLFYGRDQADPVIPEDKVAFTLEYAGDHFETTKRLYSGMGHGVNAQEIGHVAEFIEQKVMN comes from the coding sequence ATGACTTACACCGCTGAATATTCCAACCGTCCTGAACAGCGCGAAGATAGCCATTTGGTAGTGCTTTTGCACGGCTATGGTTCTAACGAGCGAGACCTGTTGGGGCTGACCCCGCATCTGCCGAATCAGGGTATGACTTACGTGGCTTTGCGCGCCCCGCAACCAGTAGGTGCGCCTTTTGATGCTGAACTAAATCAGGCGTATATTCCCGGTAGCGCAATGGGCTATCAGTGGTACTCGCTGGATCAGCGCCTGAATACGAACGTGCGCGGGGTCGAACTTGCCAGTGATTATGTACTGCGGTGGCTCGATGATCACGCCGGTATTTATAGCGACATTACCCTCCTTGGCTTTTCGCAGGGCATGGCGGTGGCTACCTCGGTGGCGCGTCATCGTCCTACCGCTGTAAAGGCAGTGATTGGTCTCTCGGGCTACGTTATTGAAACGCAGAGCAACTACTTTGACAATGCCGCGGTGGCTGCTGCTCAGATTCCCCTGTTTTACGGACGCGACCAGGCAGACCCTGTGATTCCCGAAGATAAGGTAGCGTTCACCCTTGAGTACGCAGGTGACCACTTTGAGACGACCAAGAGACTGTACTCGGGCATGGGTCACGGCGTCAACGCCCAAGAAATCGGGCACGTGGCTGAATTTATTGAGCAGAAGGTCATGAACTAA
- a CDS encoding homoserine O-acetyltransferase: MTIQPRNFAREDGVLRFETVGDLTLESGEVLPEVTLAYETWGELNHDASNAILVLHALTGDTHVSRGLVGGDADAKTRAYAETEGWWAGIVGAGAVIDTNKYFVVSPNILGGCNGSTGPASAAPSSIDPENKPWGSRFPQVTIRDTVRAEARLADALGIPSFSYVIGASLGGARSVEWAATFPDRVRGCAVIASASSATADTIAWGHMQNLAIRQDPHFAGGDYYDGAAPETGLALARRIAHTTYRSAAELDFRFGRDVQPGEQPLTSYNTGRGRYQVESYLDYQGEKLVKRFDANSYLAINEALLTHDVARGRGSLRQALEPTAHCHWLVAYVDSDRLFFPSDSHILASALPHPVEPQVIHSPSGHDGFLIETGQVERILRQALAEHSEREEENREVPSQVAAAA; encoded by the coding sequence ATGACGATTCAACCCCGCAATTTTGCTCGTGAAGACGGAGTACTTCGTTTCGAGACGGTTGGTGATCTCACCCTTGAATCAGGCGAAGTGCTGCCCGAGGTTACTCTTGCGTATGAGACCTGGGGCGAGTTAAACCACGACGCTTCAAACGCGATTCTGGTTTTACACGCCTTGACCGGTGATACCCACGTTTCGCGGGGACTGGTAGGCGGTGATGCCGATGCGAAGACCCGTGCCTATGCTGAGACTGAGGGCTGGTGGGCGGGCATCGTGGGCGCGGGTGCTGTGATTGATACTAACAAGTATTTTGTGGTTTCTCCCAATATTTTAGGTGGATGCAATGGCTCAACGGGGCCTGCCAGTGCCGCTCCCTCCTCTATAGATCCAGAGAACAAACCCTGGGGTTCTCGTTTTCCGCAGGTGACGATTCGTGATACCGTACGGGCTGAGGCGAGGTTAGCCGATGCCCTGGGTATTCCGAGTTTTAGCTATGTTATCGGCGCCTCCCTGGGTGGTGCGCGGTCAGTGGAATGGGCAGCCACTTTCCCCGATCGGGTACGCGGTTGTGCTGTGATCGCGTCAGCATCATCGGCAACGGCAGATACTATCGCCTGGGGGCATATGCAGAACCTGGCGATTCGTCAGGATCCTCATTTCGCGGGCGGTGACTACTACGACGGAGCAGCCCCCGAAACAGGTCTGGCTTTGGCGCGCCGTATCGCTCACACAACCTACCGTTCTGCCGCCGAACTCGACTTCCGCTTTGGACGCGACGTCCAGCCTGGCGAACAGCCCCTGACCTCCTACAACACCGGTCGCGGCAGGTACCAGGTCGAAAGCTACCTAGACTACCAGGGCGAAAAACTTGTTAAACGCTTTGACGCTAACTCCTACCTGGCAATCAATGAGGCTCTTTTAACTCACGACGTGGCGCGCGGACGCGGTAGCCTACGTCAGGCGCTAGAACCCACGGCGCACTGCCACTGGTTGGTTGCCTACGTTGACTCGGATCGTCTCTTTTTTCCCAGTGATTCTCACATTCTTGCGTCCGCACTGCCTCACCCGGTAGAACCTCAGGTCATTCACTCGCCCTCAGGGCATGACGGGTTCTTGATTGAGACCGGTCAAGTAGAGAGGATTCTGCGTCAGGCACTTGCCGAACACAGTGAACGAGAAGAGGAGAACAGGGAAGTGCCCTCCCAGGTGGCTGCTGCCGCTTGA
- a CDS encoding O-acetylhomoserine aminocarboxypropyltransferase/cysteine synthase family protein translates to MSERTIPTPSNPTGWKFETQQIHAGQEPDAATGARALPIYQTTSFVFKDSQQAADRFALAELGPIYTRINNPTQEAVEKRIAALEGGVDALLLASGQAATTYALINVAGAGDHIVASPSLYGGSYNLLKYTLKNFGIETTFVEDPYDLEAWKAAVQPNTKAFFGETLPNPRGDVFDIEGVAGVAHEAGVPLIVDNTIPTPYLLNPIQWGADVVVHSATKYLGGHGTSVGGVIVDSGNFDYGKDPEKFPLFNTPDEGYGGLVYARDLGPDSPFGVNVSYIIKARVGLLRDLGSSISPTNAFNIAIGLETLSLRVERHIENTRKVAEYLGTHEAVESVTWAGLPSSPYYELAQKYIPNGPGAVLGFTLKNADATTAQNFVDALHLHSLLVNVGDVRSLVVHPASTTHSQSTDEELAAIGINPAFIRLSVGIEHIDDILADLELGFEAIS, encoded by the coding sequence ATGTCAGAGCGCACTATTCCCACCCCCTCAAACCCCACCGGGTGGAAGTTCGAAACACAGCAGATTCACGCCGGGCAAGAACCCGATGCGGCAACCGGCGCTCGCGCACTGCCGATCTACCAGACTACATCCTTTGTTTTTAAAGACTCTCAGCAGGCAGCAGACCGTTTCGCCCTGGCAGAGCTTGGTCCTATTTACACCCGCATCAACAACCCCACTCAAGAGGCAGTAGAGAAGCGTATTGCAGCCCTTGAAGGCGGTGTGGACGCGCTGCTGCTAGCGTCTGGTCAGGCAGCAACCACCTACGCCCTCATTAACGTAGCGGGCGCAGGCGATCATATTGTTGCATCCCCTTCTCTCTATGGCGGGTCATACAACTTGCTCAAGTACACCTTGAAGAACTTTGGTATCGAAACCACTTTCGTGGAAGATCCTTATGACCTTGAGGCATGGAAAGCAGCGGTCCAGCCCAACACTAAGGCTTTCTTCGGTGAGACCCTGCCGAACCCGCGCGGCGATGTCTTTGATATTGAGGGTGTTGCAGGCGTTGCACATGAGGCGGGAGTGCCCCTAATTGTTGATAACACCATTCCCACCCCCTACCTACTGAACCCCATCCAGTGGGGCGCGGACGTCGTGGTTCATTCTGCCACTAAATACTTGGGTGGGCACGGTACGTCGGTTGGTGGTGTCATCGTTGATTCGGGCAACTTCGATTACGGTAAAGACCCCGAGAAGTTCCCCCTGTTCAACACCCCGGACGAGGGATACGGCGGGTTGGTCTACGCCCGTGATCTGGGACCGGATTCACCCTTTGGCGTCAACGTCTCCTACATCATCAAAGCCCGCGTGGGACTGTTGCGCGATTTAGGTTCGTCAATCTCACCCACCAACGCCTTCAACATTGCTATTGGTCTTGAAACCCTCTCGCTGCGCGTGGAACGCCACATTGAGAACACTCGCAAAGTCGCTGAGTACCTTGGAACCCACGAAGCTGTTGAATCGGTGACATGGGCGGGGCTACCCTCATCGCCCTACTACGAGCTGGCACAGAAATACATTCCCAACGGCCCCGGCGCGGTGCTGGGCTTCACCCTCAAAAACGCTGATGCCACTACCGCCCAGAACTTCGTCGACGCCTTGCACCTTCACTCCTTGTTGGTCAATGTGGGCGACGTGCGCTCGCTGGTGGTACACCCGGCATCAACCACCCATTCGCAGTCCACTGATGAGGAGCTTGCCGCCATCGGTATTAATCCTGCCTTTATTCGCCTGTCGGTGGGTATTGAGCACATCGATGACATCCTTGCTGACCTCGAACTAGGTTTTGAGGCAATTAGCTAA
- a CDS encoding S9 family peptidase, giving the protein MVTHQPPVAAQHPTVRTFHEDSVSDSYEWLRDKDSEEVLAHLHAENAYTEQVTADQQPLREAIFSEIKERTLETDLSVPARKGSWWYFARSVEGEQYPVMCRVAASTTDDDIADYTPPVIEPGVALAGEQVLLDCNEFARELPYFSLGGYSVSFDGALLAFSVDSSGDERYTQHFLDCSTGTLLDETIDNIFAGSFLTPDGSSLIYTVADESWRPYEVRRHLLGSTQKDQLLFHEADAGFWLGAEISSDQSSLIIEAGNSEFAEVYVVALDALDSVDAAHLTPVISRNEGVQYGVEPVTVAGSQHLLIVHNFRAVNSEVVLAPAVPMPFNQLKNAWVQVLPHQETVRVEGVALSRDRLVVAARANTTSRLFFAPVSALQELMVSGTSPKFDEPADFTEELYTCTLSAAHGDSPVVRFSYGSWVTPTRIYDYFPATAVLEMRKETPVLGGFNREDYRAYRVWAQASDGTDIPVSIMHRADLDLTREHPVLQYGYGSYEVSMDPAFSIARLSLLNRGVIFAVAHIRGGGELGRQWYLDGKKLAKKNSFTDFVAVTDYLAAQPFVDATNIVCMGGSAGGLLIGAVLNLAPEKYRAAIAQVPFVDALTSILDPELPLSALEWEEWGNPLESREVYEYMKSYSPYENIHPVRYPPIAAVTSLNDTRVLYVEPAKWVAKLRETIDPTSPVPLLKIEMDGGHGGGSGRYTRWRDAAWDYAFALTHMGL; this is encoded by the coding sequence ATGGTTACGCATCAGCCCCCCGTAGCAGCCCAGCATCCGACCGTTCGCACTTTTCATGAAGATAGTGTCAGCGACTCTTACGAGTGGTTGCGCGATAAAGACAGCGAAGAGGTTTTAGCTCACCTGCACGCTGAGAATGCCTACACTGAGCAGGTCACAGCGGATCAACAACCGCTCCGCGAAGCAATTTTCAGTGAGATTAAAGAGCGTACCCTTGAAACTGATCTCTCGGTGCCAGCCCGTAAGGGTTCGTGGTGGTACTTTGCGCGCTCGGTTGAGGGTGAGCAGTACCCGGTGATGTGCCGGGTTGCCGCGTCCACTACTGACGATGATATTGCCGATTACACTCCCCCGGTGATTGAACCGGGCGTTGCCCTTGCCGGTGAGCAGGTGCTACTCGATTGCAATGAGTTCGCCCGCGAGCTACCCTACTTTTCTTTGGGTGGCTACAGCGTGAGTTTCGATGGGGCGCTGCTGGCGTTCTCGGTTGATTCCAGCGGCGATGAGCGCTACACCCAGCATTTCTTGGACTGTTCTACCGGCACCCTGTTAGATGAAACTATCGACAATATTTTTGCGGGTTCTTTTCTAACTCCCGATGGTTCATCGCTGATTTATACGGTTGCCGATGAGTCGTGGCGTCCCTATGAGGTGCGTAGGCATCTACTGGGTTCAACGCAGAAAGATCAGCTGCTCTTTCATGAAGCGGACGCGGGTTTCTGGTTGGGTGCCGAAATTTCTAGCGACCAGTCCTCGCTCATTATTGAAGCCGGTAATAGTGAGTTCGCCGAGGTGTATGTGGTTGCCCTCGATGCGCTCGATAGTGTGGACGCCGCCCACCTCACCCCTGTCATCTCGCGAAATGAGGGTGTGCAGTACGGGGTTGAGCCTGTGACCGTTGCGGGCAGTCAGCACCTGCTCATTGTGCATAACTTTAGGGCAGTTAATTCTGAGGTGGTGTTAGCACCAGCTGTCCCGATGCCTTTTAACCAGTTGAAGAACGCTTGGGTTCAGGTTCTGCCCCATCAAGAGACCGTGCGTGTTGAGGGCGTGGCGCTTTCCCGCGACCGTCTGGTTGTTGCTGCCCGCGCTAACACCACGAGCAGACTCTTTTTTGCCCCTGTCTCTGCGCTGCAAGAGCTCATGGTCAGTGGTACTTCACCTAAGTTTGACGAACCTGCCGATTTCACCGAAGAACTTTATACCTGCACGCTCAGTGCCGCGCACGGAGACTCTCCCGTGGTGCGCTTTAGCTACGGTTCGTGGGTCACTCCCACTCGCATCTACGATTACTTCCCGGCAACCGCCGTACTTGAGATGCGCAAGGAAACCCCGGTTTTGGGTGGCTTTAACCGCGAGGATTACCGTGCTTACCGGGTCTGGGCGCAGGCGTCCGACGGAACCGATATTCCCGTATCCATCATGCACCGCGCTGACCTTGATCTCACCCGCGAGCACCCTGTCTTGCAGTATGGCTACGGCTCCTACGAGGTCTCTATGGACCCGGCATTCAGCATCGCCCGCCTTTCGCTACTTAATCGCGGTGTCATCTTCGCGGTCGCGCACATTCGCGGCGGTGGAGAGCTGGGTCGTCAGTGGTACCTTGATGGCAAAAAACTCGCCAAGAAAAATAGCTTCACCGACTTCGTTGCTGTTACTGATTATCTGGCTGCCCAGCCCTTTGTGGACGCCACCAACATCGTCTGCATGGGCGGTTCAGCTGGTGGTCTGCTCATAGGCGCAGTGCTCAACCTCGCCCCCGAAAAATACCGGGCGGCTATTGCTCAGGTTCCCTTCGTAGATGCCCTCACCAGCATCCTCGACCCGGAACTGCCGCTTTCAGCCCTTGAATGGGAAGAGTGGGGTAACCCCCTTGAATCGCGTGAAGTCTACGAGTACATGAAGTCTTACTCACCCTACGAGAACATCCACCCGGTACGCTACCCACCCATCGCCGCAGTGACCAGTCTCAATGACACGCGCGTCCTCTACGTCGAACCAGCAAAATGGGTTGCGAAACTGCGCGAAACTATTGACCCCACCTCGCCTGTACCCCTGCTCAAAATTGAAATGGACGGTGGTCACGGTGGCGGTTCCGGGCGTTACACCCGTTGGCGCGATGCTGCCTGGGACTACGCCTTTGCCCTCACCCACATGGGACTCTAA